The Engystomops pustulosus chromosome 2, aEngPut4.maternal, whole genome shotgun sequence genomic interval CAGAATCAAAGTGGCTGAGATGGTGACAATCCTGATTGGCTGCGTGGAGTGATTGGCAGGTGGTTCATCTAGTAGGAATGCGTTAACCTGTGGTGGTGGCTCCCATTATTGTGTGCTGCAGAGTTTGCTGATGGTGCTGTTATGTTAGGGTTAGGGACCTCTAATCCCATAGACCTGGTCATGTCATGAGGTGTCAGTTTAGCAGGTCacagtatggacaataaaaaacacacactcTGTACATTCCCTATTCAATGATATGATTGCTGCAGCCTGAGAACAGAAACAGTTGACACTATGGGGGGAGATTCAGGCCTATGTAGCTTCCTGGCGTATAATTgtcacaaatttttgcacaaGCATAATTTTTGCGGGGTTTTTTTTAGCGAAAAAAAATGCTACTCTAAAGTCACacaatggcggaaaaaatacaccacagagtatgcagcaccacatttatcaactgagaattgtcaaaagaatgcaaatttaatcgcaaaactacaccacataggacagtggtggaaaacctatggcacgggtgccagaagcggcactccgagccctttctgtgggcacccgggccatctccccagcacaccagacaggactcaaagaattttcctgcagttccaagcaagtgatattttaaagtgatacttacttggctatttgggactgtagaaagagggagaatgtgtagaaagggcctaattatctttggaggaccaccTGCTGGTCCCATGATTCTCTTTGTACAGAGGGATACTGgaaggaagctaaaatgatgtgtccacaggaggccaatatgattgaacattgttgaagaacaggcagcagtaagttactgctttaattcttggttggcacctcgcgataaatgagggtttgaggttgcagtttgggcactcggttgctAAAAGGATCACTGACATAGGAGGAGGGGTAAGTGGGTGCATTGTTACTACAGgcggaagtttttgctcaattttatgtttgaggtatctgagaatctCCTgtgcaaaaaaatcacaaaaaggcagaaattgagcagatgttaaacatacataTGATGTTCAGCACATACTGATGACACATAGACTGCGGATGCAGACATGGTGCTCTGTCCCCTTCATCCCCCCCACAATGTGTAGTCTCAGAAAAGTTCCTATTTTTTAGTGTGAGATACAGTATATCTATGTGCAGGGAGAATACACGTGTACAAATGTAAATGTAggtacagtataaggctacatgcacactgccattgcccgccgcaCTGTAGcgcagcgggcacacggcagcacgcggggagaggaggaggtgagtgctgctcacccccacccctctccataggaacatatgggccaggGCGCCGTAatacgtgaaaagataggacatgtcctatcttttcccgggctacggagcggtacgtcccccatacatgtgtgtgaatgcaacctaaggctgtattcacacgaccgtatgggggacgtatatacggccacaagcttgtagCTGTACATACGTTCACCATAGAAGCAATGACCGCAAGGAGTGATACCTGCCAGACATGTGCGGAATTGTACTGGTCTATACATggagaaaatataggacatatcctatctttccccgtgtaaaCGGCCCGTAcaccgtgcatctctatggagaggggaggggtcgtcCCTCATTATCTCCTTCACGCCGGACTTGTATCTGCCCAGCTACGGCCCGgtggcatacgtttgtgtgaacccagcctaagtaATTGTAGATCACTTGTAGGTATAACAGTAAGTATAGATGTAGGTAAATATAAAGGTGGTTTCATATTGCTGTttctttcacatcagtgatttttcatttagcctgaggccaccaatacagttgaaaggagggcaaattcagattatcattatatagcttctctccagggtctctctgtacaggaggaatggtgggtccagcagggtgacctccaaagataatgtacttctttcaacaccttctcacttttccaaacagtcaatgaagtgccataggttcgccaccactgcactagtttTTTGCACTGATCCAATGTTATCAGTGAACACaaacagaacaggttctaaatTGACCAGGGAAAaaattgaagtatgaaaaaggccATTGAAAAGAATCGgtcagtaagacatcagtgacaaatcactgaagccaggaagagaaaaccaatcctGTATGTGTCTATAAGCTAAATGGGTATAGTGAAAAATCCCTGATGTAAAAAACACCACAATCCCTGATGTAAAAAAGTCCAGGTGGTAGATGCAGGTATAACAAGGCACAACAAGTATACCTACAGGAATTTGGGGTTCAGGGGAAACATCAGACACCTTTTGGTTTGGAAATCCTAGAATTACTATTGTGGAGCCATAGCCACTTAAAGAAGCTGCAGCAAGTCCTATACTGGTCTGATTTGCCAGATGACAATAGGACAGGTCAGTCGGGTGGATTAactctgccatgggccctggtctgtatgaatattatagaccctacaggttcggaatcacttcctacatggaatcacttcctacatatagtaCTGGAAtcattcttggggaatggaggaggcaTATCTTCTGTTGTTTTCAAtcaaacagatgtacaaggatttcaaggGTGTAGGTGCTTCTTGGTATACAATTTGGTGGGTGGATTGGGTGGGCATTGGCTACTGtgcaaaccacctatattataatccactactgaggtTAGTGTGTAGTCTGAGATTTTCCTGGATTACACACTGACACTACTGATTGCATAGGTGCCATGAATAAACTAATGATGTGTGAATAAGTAGCAATTAACGCATGAAGATAGCCTCAGCAGTTAAACATTTTCCTAGAAGCAGTACTGAAGAGGAAACATGTAATTGCTGAGCCATGTAGTCCTGATCAGTGACATTGttgaggggggttatatattttCAGTTATGCAACGCAGAGATCTGCAATCTACTTACCGTGATTGGAAGGAGAGGAAGGCTATATGTATCCACAGATAACAATAATTTCATTCCTGCTGTGTACATGAGAAGCATGAGTAATATATAGGGAGGAATAACATCTCTAATGATGTAAGCTTCTTACATTTAATCAGATTACATCTGTGTATTTGCATGGAATAAACCATTGCCATCTATGTGCTAGACTAATGCAGAATCCATGACTAGTGTGTACTCGATTTTCCACCGTAGGGTCCATGCACACGGACGTATGGGCGACATGTATGCAGCTGCGGCTGCATATCGGTTCCCATTACATTTGTGGGAAAGAGCCCTTATGCTGGTTTTACTGCCATTAAGGTTTATAAAGTGCAACCAAGACATAATGAActtttaggctgggttcacacgtagcgttttgttaacagaagagaagaggagatttgcctaattaccttGCTGTCAAcaatgcgtttacaaaacgcatgcgtgaaCATGTGCATTAacatatgcgttttgtaaacagcaatgtaattgggcaaatttcgtctttttagctgctcTGATGCGTCTAGTAGCTCTGCATGATAatacaggttgattagtcctgtctggacagttcagacagctcctgtgtatgtggaagtaatcgggtacatttacttacccttccggaggagttcacagaaagtgcattgtctgaatataatgcactgtgccacgattcactaagatcatgcgcccgataccctgcatgtgtcgcttccccgctcatggagatcactttcttcttcctggtgtatgtaagtgcttgatcttgtgacacaatttgaaagttaaatcccgcgctcagtccgaatcagttggatcatccaatggcacgccccccaatttctgtagaaagaaagctagcgcagctgcgccaaaatcccctgttagatatctgtcacagctgtgcaaaacccgaaaacgttgggaagtccgatgaaagtgcttCCGCAAAcctatagtaaataagccccaatgtgtttatgtatggcagccacatgaattttataattattttttgagcaaaaccactcatttcaaggattaaacaagatacatttctgcatcagtatagctacagcattctctaggtatgagcataaaaacaaatggtttatttcctttaagtTCGGCGTCCTCTGTTCAGCACCTCCACCTAACCCAGGCATGTGGCTTGTTGTGCTGCAGAGCacccaatcaggcagctttacacCCCTAGCATGGCTGTGATATTTATGATAAGAAGTTTGCTggtatcatagtttcatagtataaaatgctggaaaaagacacaagtccatgaagtccaatgtttaagaattaaataaatgttttatccccataacccgtgatattttttctctccagaaagacaaccaggcctctcttgaacatgtacatagagtccgccataacaacctcctgcggcagagagttccagagtctcactgctcttacagtaaagaacctttgtccatGTGTGTGTGTCAGTTTGGGCATGTTAAGGCTACAACAGTTAATAGCTTTTGCCATATTACATTGGCCTTTTATACATAAGAACACACAAAAAGAGCGAACAAGTGGTGACTTTGCAAAGATGCAGCAGAAAAacgatgatacatgtgccccatgatATTATGGTTTGCTTCCAAAAATGAGTTTCTTCTTGCAGCTCTTCTATAAAGGACAAATTCTCTCAACTGAGCTGTGGGTCTCTGCAGGTCAGTCAGTGACCCGATGCCTTTTGTTTGCTTCTCAAATTAGTGCAGTCTTTGGGGTAAAACATATTGAGGGAGATAGAATAGAAGCACCACTTTTAATACATGTCTGACGACAAACTGCAGTGCCGGTATTATAAAgcgttataataataattcctttatttatacagcgtgcacagattacgcagcgctgcacagatcttgccaaatcggtccttgtccccaatggggctcacaatctaatcaacctaccagtatgttttggagtgtgggaggaaacccatacaaacacggagaaaacatgcaaactctttgtagatgttgaccctatAGTTCTGGTGCAGCATTTTGGCTGGCAGaccgggagtccttgcatcatattcctgtatgatgcaaggactcctgtctaTTGCACTATTCTTGATAACTGGGCTCCGTTCAGCTGTGGGATCAGACCAAGATACGGGTCCATTCCCACAGCCTGTACACGTTTATGTGCAGCTGGCATAACATCTTACAGATTTTATTGAGGACCAGCCACTTATCCTATTTTAGTCAGTGGAGTTGTGGCCTCCTGAGATACTAACCCTTTTTATGATTAAGTTAAAGGCATAGCCAGTAAAGAAAGCTACATAATTCACAGTTGTCCCTTTTTCCGTTTTCCTAATAGTTAGGAGATGTGTTGTTCCAAATTCATCCCAAGTGGAAATTAGAATGTAGAATTAAAATGAAAACTCTTATTATTAGGCGCATCCCTACATTCTTGTGGATAATATCAGTCCGTATGTATACCAACTTATAATATTCCAAGAGGGCTAACATGGAAGGCACTATACAAAAGAGACTGCTAAGAAAAGAGTGGAAAAAATGTAGCGCTATAAACAAAACAATATCATGACAACTAGACGCCCAAGTGAGGGCAAAATGTACCCTGAATCTTACACGACACGCGCACACTGATGACGACATGCGGTGACTGGCGCTGTGGAGCGCACTCTTGCGTTCCACGCGCCGGAAGTAGCTCCAGACTTGGCCTGTAGTTCCGGGGTGTCGCAGGAGCGCTGCCTGTGGACATGCTGTGTATGAGATAGCCGCGGGACAAAAGGTAGGGAACTATATTTGTCTGTACTGCAGGACTGAGTAGATAGAAATGTATACGGTTAGTGGAGAATGCAATGTGCATAACACAATGGGAGGCAATAGACTTATGTTACACGCAGAAACTCCCTACATACAGCATGGGGCGCGCTTATATCCCATAGCTGACAAAGACATGATCCGGGCAATCTGCTATGTGTCCTGCATATATATCAACTGCTGTACTAACAAATCCATAACATTTGTAATAACATTACTCCTAGTAACAGGGGTGCAGTATTTTGGATAGAGGCACCCGTGCATCATCTGATGTGCAGCAGATTGCACATTATTACAGTAGTCTGCAGAAACAAAGCAAACATATGCAGAATAAAAAGTGGCATGTATTCATACATTGTTCCAAAATGTCTCTGGGTTTGTGCACACAGTAAGACGATGTCCCAGTACAAACATTCTGGTTACATGTAGCATAATCACTTACTGGATTAAAAACCTATAGGATGTAATTGCGGTGGGTTGTCATAAAGTTGTCGGTATCCTATACACAGCGACATGCAGTAGCCATAAAGTGCTTGAGATTTTCATATTTCATGACTTGCTGTTTTCAGTCAATATGTGAGTATACCACAACATCTGCACAATGGTGGGGATTTGAGTCTCCTCTCTTTTCCTCTACTTTTTGCACGAGGAATCTGTGCAAACTATCGTGGTAAGGGGCCAGTTCGGTTATGTAGGTCACTGTGTGAGTCTCCGCAAGGGGACATCAGATGGTTGTCTCTACCAAGTCTTCTGATGTTTCTTTATAGACAAACTAATTGGGTGCATGATATGCATTTTAGACATTCTTTATGAATTTTATACTTCTGTGCTCTCATAGATTCCCATTGTTTAAATAGCACAGGGTCTATACTGTATCTGATAATTGCTGAACACCATGACAAAACTCAATGGAGACAGTGGGGCTAGATGATGTCATGTTATGGATCCATCACAGCTTATGAAATCATGATGAAACAGGAAAATACAATTCCCTTGTTCAGATGTTCCAGTCCATACATGTTCATGCTTagcctcagggtgcagtcacacgttgcgtttaacgcatgcgtttaaaagcGCATTGCAACTGCTGAAgatagatttgcctaattaaacagctattAACACTTGCGCTAACAAATGCATgcattaatgcaatgttaacacatgtgttaacggttgcgttttgtaaacacatgtgttaacagctgtttaattaggcaaatctctctgcaGCTGTTGCAATGGGTTTTTAAACGCGACGAGTGACCACACCCTCAAAGTATTGTAGGCCGCAGTGATGTAGTGTATTTAGTGGTGCAGACTCACAGTTAAAGAAATGATACATAGATCACTTTACCGGGACCACATGTGGCCATTCTTGTGGAAAGAAGATACATTACTCTGAACGTTCACCTCCACCTTTAAAGATTAGCCCAGGTAGCTGTATTGAGCAGATAACTAGGCAATCAATGCAGTCTTCCGTGAAGTTCTGTCCACATGCACGTGGTTGTTATTTCCGTCCTTGTGCTATCTGTTATTTTTCGGGATATTATTTCTGCCGGTGTTTGTGGCTCTGTCCTCCCATTGAAGCCCGCCGATACATGAAAAATACATCGTCAAGAGATAAGCAAGTGACATTTTaccattttataatattttttgcgGATTTGCAAAAATGGATGACAATCAGATGACACATGGACCGTTTTTGCAGACATTACAGATTACACACAGGTCATAAAGTTTACCTCTATAAAACTCTTTGTTTTGAGTTATATTATGTTCTTTTTCCTTCAGGTTCCCAGCATGATTCAGATAGGGTTTCATTGCGATTGACAATGAGCATCAACTCTTCTGGAGGAAATGGCGTGGAAACAGAATCTAGCGCAGAGAATGGAGCTACCATTGTAACAGAATCTATTGCTATAATTATCATTGACATTCTCATCTGCCTGGGTAACCTGGTCATTGTGATCACGCTGTACAAGAAGTCCTATTTACTGTCGCTCAGCAACAAGTTTGTCTTCAGCTTGACTCTTTCCAACCTCCTGCTGTCTATGCTGGTGCTTCCATTTGTTGTGGTAAGCTCGATTCTGAGAGAATGGATCTTTGGAGTGGTGTGGTGCAATTTCTCTGCACTCCTTTACATGCTGATCAGCTCTGCCAGTATGCTTACCTTGGGAATTATAGCAATTGACAGGTTAGTAATGTTTATGTACTATTACCTGTAAATCTCCATATGTCATGATACAGGCTGTTAATCAATTATAACCCATTAATTAAAtaggattttttttctcttagGCCATTGACACATTACCGCTAAGGCATTCAGTTCACACAATGGGCTGAGGAAGCCAAAGCCTTTTTTATGAGCCCATTGGAATTGAATTAACTGACATACTCACATACTCACTGACATTGAGGAACATTTATCAGGGCTCGCACGCCAGTTTCCTAGTGTGCAAGCCCTGTAATATTCATTTTTACAAGCGAACCACCAGTGATTGCGATTAGTTGCTCCATGCGAAATAGGTTCGGAGGGGCGTGAATGGTTCGCAGGCGGCAGCAGAGTGGGCCGCTACAGAGCATTTCTGCCTTGTGCACTCGCCACAGCCTGCAAACTGTCACGAGTGAACCTTCATAGACCGTAGCAAAGTTCTATGCCCCTGCCGCGCAGAATACACCAGGACTTTATTATAACGGCGGCACACAAGCACCTGCAAACGATTAATTTCTCCCATTCTTTatgtgggggatgggggggctctagggttttttttttttttttgaagcatGACTATAGTCTATGGCATTGTGGCTGTGGATGATGTCCTTTTACCTTGGTGCTTTATAAAGGCATTTAGGTTAAGTTCACACAGTGGAATTTGTTAAACACTTTCCACCTTGGATTTTTACTTGCATTCCTTGTATTTCTAGAGAATTCCACTTGGAATATAGAGGGTGAAACAACCCAACATTCCCCCATTGACTTAAATAAGTTTCCCGGTGTGTGAACTAGGCCTAAGAGACTACCATTTAATCGACCATCTTTGAAATTTTGTAAAAGTTGAAGACTTTGCGCTAAGATCTCGTTATTAGAATTGACTGGAACTAAAGCTATGGCTGCAGTAAACCATCATTCCTACAAAACAGACATGTCTTGTCTCTGGCTTTGGGACTAGGAAACATATGTTGTACAATGCAATGTCCACAGCTGTTGTATCTCGGCCTCTGACACTTGCTTCCTTTTAGTGTGTAGGTTTTAAAAGGGAAAGTTTATTTTTCTAAGAGTAGGAGTTCAGCTGTGGATGATATTTGGCCAGGGATTACAGCCAGACGTGTTTATTGGCATTATGCTCTTAAGACATGGCTCCCAGCCCAGAGCTTTAAAGGACATTCTTGCTGAGAACAAATGTGTCTTTGTATGATGTGTTACTGGAAAGCTCTTCATGTCTGCGGCAGTGATCACCTGATGTCCACATTATATGCCTTTTTATAAATTGGCTTTCACTCACCATCAGATAGTGCAGGATTGTATTGTTAAGAGTTTCcaatatatttcacagtcctgtgcTGCAGACTAGTGTTGGAGTAGAAGAATTGCTGCTGACTATTGGGAATGAAAATATACTcaggtttttgtatatggtgtTTCCAGCAATAACCAGAAGTGGGCCATAAGAAAAGAGGTTGCAGGAGCTTAAATAACAGGTGTAACTCCTTGATATACAGTCATAAGAAAGAAATGTAATTTTCTATGGTTTTATGTAATAGCACAAAAAAATCAGCTGTCAAAGTGAAAAAATGCAACCAATATTCCGTTTATTATTTGTTTCCCAAAAACCAGCCCAAAATTGAACAGCCATGTCTGCAGCCTCActggaacttaaagggaacctgtcaccacatttgcaaatATACAGCCAGCGACTGGTTCCTATGAaactctattaactgactgacccccttcttttagctgaaaattgttttgcttacgtCCACATAAATCACCGTTTATCTTATATtaactggcatcagagggggtgtgtcctgctcatccggtcccctcccatctaatactccccCATGCCTTATTCcgccttactggtcacagttcatgtcatgtgaccagaatgacaTCATCTCAAGTACTtttgcctcttaataatagcaaactgtaccccatgcatgtatctgaccacatgaagtcacagcagcctccatggacttctactcctctctatcctccatggagactgctgtgatttaatTTCATCACatacattgtgtacagtttttttATTCCTAGAAGGCTGacagacctgcgatgatgtcactgatcacatgTCATGAAGGTAACAAGGAAccatgtaaaaagattgacacaatatttcccatctgtacatagagctttatatgtctgtagttgaatgttCGCAGactgtccctaagtacaaggaggcagagcagtaattttaagagacacagagctgtcagtcagaataatggggcgtggcttaCTGCaaacctgagagagagaagagtcacagataccagacatgagtcacaaaagctcgTTTGCATATCAgagaaatggctgtaattaaggtacaatgcCCTCATTGTatattgcagcacattcatttccTTTCTTTCCTTTGTATAGGTATTATGCTGTTCTGTATCCAATGGTATATCCTATGAAGATAACGGGGAACCGGGCAGTATTGGCTATAGCATACGTGTGGCTCCATTCCCTCATCGGATGCCTTCCACCTCTTTTTGGCTGGTCGTCTCTGGAGTTTGATCACTTTAAATGGATGTGTGTGGCGGCGTGGCACAAGGAAGCTGGATACACGGCCTTCTGGCAGATTTGGTGCGCTTTGCTTCCTTTTATCACTATGATGATATGTTACGGATTCATCTTTCGAGTGGCTCGCATAAAGGCCCGGAAAATTCACTGCGGCACTGTTATAATTGTTCAGGATGCCCCCCAAAAGAACGGCCGAAAGAATTCCAGTACATCCACGTCGTCTTCAGGAAGCAGAAGGAATGGATTTTCCAGTGTTGTCTATTCAGCTAACCAATGTAAAGCCTTCATAACCATACTGGTTGTTATTGGGGCCTTTGTGCTCACCTGGGGGCCTTACATGATTGTTATAAGTATCGAAGCCTTATGGGGGAAGAATAGTGTTTCTCCTGTGATGGAGACTATGGCTACATGGCTATCTTTCACAAGTGCAATTTGCCACCCTCTTATTTATGGACTTTGGAACAAAACTGTGCGCAAGGAACTTCTCAGCATGTGCTTTGGCAAACGGTACCGAGATCCATTTCACCAGCAGCACAGAACCTTACGAATGTTCAGCATATCTAATAGGATAACAGGTACTGTCCACTTCAAAAATCCTCACCTAGTAATGTATACACAGACTGCTGCAGCATTCAAATATGTTTACTAATATCATTTTGTCTTCTAGATCTTGGATTATCCCCACATCTGACAGCTCTAATGGCAAGTGGGAAGGATTCGGATCACCAGAGCACTACGACAAACACTGGTTTCAGCTATTCCAATGACTCAGGTAATTACTGTGTACCAACAACTCTTTCCTCTGCACAGGATAGGACATATGTGACTGAGTGTTAGGGGTCCCCTGCTGGAATCCGCACCCACCTCAATCGGGGGTCTAGTGTTCTCCCTATTGAAACAAAGGGAGAACACTTACACCTGTCTCCTCCTTTATGGAAGTAAATATATTTGAAAATCAGATATTAGCTGTAATACATTTCATCTGGAAGGGTGGaaatcctgtggtccgtgtagTGTTACATCTAAAGCTTTATTCTGCTTGTAATATGTACATGACCGTTTACTATTTTAGTATTAGCTGTTTCAGTATCCATAGTCGTGAAAGGGAAGCGTTCGGGTGATGGCATATTCTGTCACTTTATGATTGATGGGTTTTTCAAAAAAACACTTGGTAcaagaaaataataaatgttaGCAATGCTGAGCCCACGCCATCGAAACCACAGATGAGAAACAACACAGATTGGTGTGCAAGTAAAGGCCCATTAGTATTACAACGTCACTCATGAGTATATACAGAAAGTCAAATTTTATTAAAGCATATCCCTAAAACCAATTTAAACCGCACAACAAACTGTGCTCAATCATGGGTCTGGTGAGAATAAATCAGTGTAACCCAGACCCTccacatccagcagctgccaaatGCTGTATGACAACTGACCATATGCAGTCTGCTAGCATCATCAACATGGAGTAAATCCATAAATGCGAGAATAAATGACAAATGTacaatataatgtaaaaaaaaagtggaatCCATCTCGCCACTCCATCTGCAAATCTGTACACTTCCTCTGTGGTCCTCCACAATGTTCACACCAAGAACTCCAGCACTTCCCTGGAAGAATGAATAAaacttagtttttttatttttcatctttCAAACAGCATGACTAGAGCAACTTGTACAACACCCGAACAAAATGCATTCAACCAACATGTTCAGTTTGTAACCATGATTACGTCCATATTGGATGAATCGTGTTGGTTGAATGAAGCTGCTTTTGTTGtgctgctttaaaggaaacctaccaccagttAAGGTagattaaggtagatcgggtggtaggtgcctctattgatCGTTAGGATAGCCCCTTTAAGGGCTCTTTGATACTCCTACCCCcttatcttcagcgcgcagctacgaggagctgcacgtcCTCGTCCAAAAAGCCGGGCGCTTGCCGGATGTGCAGAACTCTTGCTCCTTGTAGCTGAGCACCGAAGATatgtgggtaggaggatc includes:
- the GPR161 gene encoding G-protein coupled receptor 161, translated to MSINSSGGNGVETESSAENGATIVTESIAIIIIDILICLGNLVIVITLYKKSYLLSLSNKFVFSLTLSNLLLSMLVLPFVVVSSILREWIFGVVWCNFSALLYMLISSASMLTLGIIAIDRYYAVLYPMVYPMKITGNRAVLAIAYVWLHSLIGCLPPLFGWSSLEFDHFKWMCVAAWHKEAGYTAFWQIWCALLPFITMMICYGFIFRVARIKARKIHCGTVIIVQDAPQKNGRKNSSTSTSSSGSRRNGFSSVVYSANQCKAFITILVVIGAFVLTWGPYMIVISIEALWGKNSVSPVMETMATWLSFTSAICHPLIYGLWNKTVRKELLSMCFGKRYRDPFHQQHRTLRMFSISNRITDLGLSPHLTALMASGKDSDHQSTTTNTGFSYSNDSGTDVMLLDDYSSDSAQHSRILYSRRKSSVTFEDEIEQKNDAKKAPAEETISTGTLESFAINLAKTIEMDAKISLFGEELIQMPPTTQTLNSGMNRGNRNHTFQKQRVVLQSIEEGTV